In Daphnia magna isolate NIES linkage group LG6, ASM2063170v1.1, whole genome shotgun sequence, the following are encoded in one genomic region:
- the LOC116924320 gene encoding sodium channel protein 60E isoform X4, translated as MDRVEDIGHYRFLICTTFVVVSNRFRKNYIHRFSASRSCFLFSPWNPLRRIAIYLSTHPYFDYVVMTTILLNCIFLAMTEPVEQAEYVFLGIYSCEMVIKAVAKGLVLDRLTYLRSPWNWLDFVVILSGYATLAVEIGNLAGLRTFRVLRALKTVSIIPGLRTIINALLKAMRQLMEVMMLIVFCLSVLALFALQVFMGELRNKCIRHWDPNATQLNWHTWIREEENWLREETGSFRLCGNLTGTWHCPSDHVCLPGLGNNPNFGYTNFDTFPWSMLTTFQLITLDYWENIYNMVLAVCGPYTIVFFMIVVFFGAFYLINLMLAVVAMSYDDEAGSNNQEKIKTLTDYREESTFSFDPGKLPLVLLEKGHHADQARQKKARMDARMLANRNHLSGISGMMDEDDQSPPRQHPHVADLVWALAKSEAAKLEAAKREVSCHKLDAASGDGPPLVISVHQTATTPPPPPLMEVAKVKTTPNERRRRPAVVTTVAKEEEEEEPMSFNLDMTQFNCPPPQQQQQQQQQNCVYDAANVNPIKHCDIDPLADGCVLFQSTHFASSFNTDVGYSSETSRAPSYPSSVVFKRRTYTTNKSISQNYSSLTESIGSQPACDLATLEGGLMERSGRSPATTDKAASLPSNGSDPRRLSYKRACDPDKRFSLGFDSMTRLSACDSAHDLSVNSAGVLIGGSQQQVLTAAKVDDSKRKGKEERRLQKSRQPSNDPSCSSSTSSGRHHHHQHGTEATETDDRWLKRRQSYQKSSKGNHNHRMNHLGHQEAPPIGEQNGARPDEPAIFSLECYLTWLRTLRSILQRVIQSPWIDFVITISIVLNTAFLAAEHHGMSPDVKHVLDVGNKVFTSVFTTECILKMGALGTDFFRNGWNVFDFVIVLASLVDLGLEIVNGLSVLRGMRLMRVLRLAQSWTTMRVLLSIILSSLGALANLTFVLAIVVYIFAVIGMQLFGRDYTPENFYPDPVPRWNFKDFFHSFMMIFRILCGEWAEPLWDCMRAERKYVHGSEICFSIFLPALVMGNFLVLNLFLALLLNSFSCEELKSRKEEINEDSKLVEGLRKIRTIAKATRTLVNLNSFERSESVASKRIQLASRSPSCVALAHNRLATPNANINVSPSRARSAAAGAVSLACSFDDSVSVQLRSVYGSAEHQQQRAVWPSETKLEASGSQQPPFVVQETQKDADEVEFQEPIVHEPHHHHHHHHHRSGADNIADWSILIPTVLEVVPPIEAAKLAREDTHSIVLSGQEEMPEEPPDCIPSSFHDKCCCCWRNPGCSWLATPLCRRWVAGRTALLRVVKHPAFEWSILILIFGSSITLCFEDIYLEQNPYLMNILRWTNMAFAILFALEMIIKWFALGLKYYFSSVWTALDFVIVTVSVISVAVEDSANLSALRSLRTLRALRPLRAISRWQGMKIVVNALMFAIPAIFNVLLVCLVFWLVFSILGVQLFGGKFYKCIDDETGERYSPQLIDTKVDCLSRNLTWTNSPIHFDHVGHAYLALFQVATFEGWMEIMADAVDVRGVDLQPSYEANLWAYLYFVVFIVCGAFFTLNLFIGVIIDNFNMLKKRYEGGVLEMFLTESQKHYYTAMKKLGRKKPRKMIRRPMNPYLALFYDIAMSRRFEIAIFIMIFLNMVVMGVEHYGQPPVFTFILELCNALFTTMFALEAVVKMIGLRHHYFTLPWNLFDLCLVSCSVVGLIMEDVLNEFPISPTLLRVVRVFRLGRVLRLVKAAKGIRKLLFALIVSLPALFNIGALLALITFIYAIIGMALFGHVTHSGAINEMVNFETFGRSMLLLFRLMTGAGWNDILNPLLIQPPYCDITYHNLPYGNCGSPILATLYLVSFIVLSSMIVINMYIAVLLENFNQAHHEEELGLGEEDLERFYAKWSRFDPYATQFIAFGELSDFVASLDPPLGISRPNMAALVNLDILIASGDRLHCLDILHALTRRVLGDVEDTEHFRKLQEQMDEKFKKQFPNRRELEIVSSTAKWKQRDTAARVIQRAYQLFLRRKLLARKRMEEMRGHVQTQTSFSIDSTDSSFAYEPDRLSLRSVLNRMSSLFHTYLGGGGLSRQSSSRYGDSPSPIGSVASGGGQASRQNSTRRRLGSGAHPPKSRPHSTLLDVLVPGSRRSSIWSLGTMVVSAQVHNECSNGQNHQPQSNGQTTSCGNRRASLAMAASPPDNHADGGMTLRHGEVFPPQSSSSSSTTGDNGGPFLSPPQQRSDVIVKLTAASLDSDLNM; from the exons ATGGATAGGGTAGAAGACATTGGCCACTATCGATTTCTTATTTGTACG ACGTTCGTGGTGGTGTCTAATCGATTCCGCAAGAATTACATCCACCGCTTTTCAGCTTCGCGTTcgtgtttcttgttttcgcCGTGGAATCCGCTGCGACGCATCGCCATCTACTTGTCGACGCATCCGTATTTTGACTACGTCGTCATGACGACCATCCTGCTCAACTGCATCTTCCTCGCCATGACGGAACCCGTCGAACAGGCCGA GTACGTGTTCCTCGGCATTTACTCGTGCGAAATGGTGATCAAAGCCGTAGCCAAAGGCCTCGTTCTGGACCGTCTGACGTATTTGCGCAGCCCTTGGAATTGGCTGGACTTTGTCGTCATTCTGTCCGGCTACGCCACATTGGCCGTCGAGATCGGCAATCTCGCCGGATTGCGAACCTTCCGCGTACTCCGCGCACTCAAAACCGTTTCCATCATCCCAG GTTTACGCACCATCATCAACGCTTTGCTCAAAGCCATGCGCCAGTTAATGGAAGTCATGATGCTGATCGTCTTTTGCCTCAGCGTCCTGGCCCTCTTCGCCCTGCAAGTGTTTATGGGCGAGTTACGAAACAAATGCATCCGCCACTGGGACCCCAATGCCACCCAACTCAACTGGCACAC ATGGATCCGGGAGGAAGAAAACTGGCTCAGGGAAGAAACGGGCAGTTTTCGTTTGTGCGGTAACCTGACGGGCACTTG GCACTGCCCGAGCGACCACGTCTGTTTGCCCGGCTTGGGCAATAATCCCAACTTTGGTTACACCAATTTCGACACGTTTCCGTGGTCGATGCTGACCACTTTTCAACTGATCACGCTCGACTATTGGGAGAACATTTACAACATGGTGTTGGCCGTTTGCGGGCCGTACACGATCGTCTTCTTCATGATTGTCGTCTTTTTTGGCGCCTTTTACCTCATCAACCTGATGCTGGCCGTCGTCGCCATGAGCTACGACGATGAAGCGGGATCCAACAATCAG GAGAAAATCAAGACGCTGACCGACTACCGAGAAGAGTCGACGTTCAGCTTCGATCCGGGCAAGTTGCCGCTCGTCTTGCTCGAAAAGGGACACCACGCGGACCAGGCGCGACAAAAGAAAGCCAGGATGGATGCCAGGATGCTGGCCAATCGGAATCATCTGTCGGGCATCTCCGGCATGATGGATGAAGACGACCAATCGCCTCCCCGACAACATCCTCACGTGGCCGACTTGGTCTGGGCCTTGGCCAAAAGCGAAGCTGCCAAATTGGAAGCCGCCAAACGGGAAGTGTCTTGCCATAAATTGGACGCAGCATCAGGTGATGGCCCTCCGCTCGTCATCTCGGTCCATCAGACCGCAACgacgccgccgccgccgccgctcATGGAGGTGGCCAAGGTCAAAACGACACCCAACgagcggcggcggcggccTGCAGTCGTGACGACGGTagccaaagaagaagaagaagaagaaccgaTGAGTTTCAACCTGGACATGACCCAATTCAACTGTCCCCCtcctcaacaacaacaacaacaacaacaacaaaattgcgTTTACGACGCGGCCAATGTGAACCCGATCAAACATTGCGACATTGACCCTTTAGCGGATGGCTGCGTCCTGTTCCAGTCGACCCATTTCGCCAGCTCGTTCAACACGGACGTCGGCTACTCGTCAGAGACGTCACGGGCGCCCAGCTACCCGAGCTCGGTCGTCTTTAAGCGGCGCACCTACACGACCAACAAGAGCATTTCGCAAAACTATTCGAGCTTGACGGAGAGCATCGGCAGTCAGCCGGCCTGCGACCTGGCCACGCTCGAAGGCGGCCTCATGGAGCGCAGTGGCCGATCGCCGGCGACGACAGATAAAGCGGCGTCGTTGCCTAGCAACGGCTCCGATCCTCGTCGCCTTTCCTACAAACGGGCGTGTGATCCCGACAAGAGATTCTCGTTGGGTTTCGACTCGATGACGAGGCTGTCGGCGTGCGATTCGGCCCACGATTTGAGCGTCAACAGCGCCGGTGTTTTGATCGGAGGCAGCCAGCAGCAGGTGCTGACGGCTGCCAAAGTGGACGATTCGAAACGCAAGGGCAAAGAGGAGAGACGCTTGCAAAAGTCGAGACAGCCGAGCAACGATCCGTCGTGTTCGTCTTCGACGTCGTCAGgccgccaccaccaccaccagcaCGGGACGGAGGCAACGGAGACGGACGATCGATGGCTGAAGCGCAGACAAAGTTATCAGAAATCATCGAAAGGCAATCACAATCACCGGATGAATCATCTTGGCCATCAGGAGGCGCCGCCAATCGGTGAGCAGAACGGCGCACGTCCAGACGAGCCGGCCATCTTCAGTTTGGAATGTTACCTGACCTGGTTGCGAACCTTGCGCTCCATTCTGCAGCGCGTCATTCAGAGCCCCTGGATCGACTTTGTCATCACGATCAGTATCGTTTTGAACACGGCCTTCCTGGCGGCCGAGCATCACGGCATGAGTCCCGACGTCAAACACGTCCTCGACGTGGGCAACAAG GTTTTCACTTCGGTTTTCACGACCGAGTGTATACTCAAGATGGGCGCCCTGGGCACGGATTTCTTCCGCAACGGCTGGAATGTCTTTGACTTTGTGATCGTCCTTGCCTCGCTCGTTGATCTTGGCCTGGAAATTGTTAACGGCCTTTCTGTCCTGCGTGGCATGCGATTG ATGCGAGTGCTGCGTTTGGCTCAATCGTGGACCACAATGAGAGTCTTGCTCTCCATCATCCTGTCGTCACTGGGAGCCCTGGCCAATTTGACTTTTGTATTGGCCATCGTCGTCTACATTTTTGCCGTCATTGGGATGCAACTCTTCGGACGCGACTACACGCCAGAGAATTTCTACCCCGATCCCGTTCCGCGTTGGAATTTCAAGGATTTCTTCCATTCGTTCATGATGATCTTCCGCATCCTTTGCGGGGAATGGGCCGAACCGCTCTGGGATTGCATGCGAGCCGAGAGAAAATATGTACAT GGCTCTGAGATTTGCTTCTCCATCTTCCTGCCGGCCCTAGTCATGGGCAATTTTCTGGTGCTTAATCTCTTCTTGGCCTTGTTACTCAACAGCTTCAGCTGCGAGGAGCTCAAGTCACGCAAAGAG GAAATCAACGAAGATTCCAAACTGGTCGAAGGACTGAGAAAGATCCGCACGATCGCCAAAGCCACTCGGACGCTGGTCAATTTGAACTCGTTCGAACGCAGCGAGAGCGTGGCCAGCAAACGCATCCAGCTGGCCAGTCGGTCACCCAGCTGCGTCGCCCTGGCCCACAATAGGCTGGCCACCCCCAATGCCAACATCAACGTTTCGCCGTCGAGAGCTCGAAGCGCGGCCGCAGGAGCCGTCAGTCTGGCTTGCAGTTTCGACGACAGCGTCAGTGTCCAGCTGCGATCCGTCTACGGCTCTGCCGAGCATCAACAGCAACGCGCCGTTTGGCCGTCTGAAACGAAATTGGAGGCCAGCGGATCGCAGCAGCCGCCGTTCGTTGTGCAGGAAACGCAGAAAGACGCCGACGAGGTCGAGTTTCAGGAGCCGATCGTTCACGAACcgcaccaccaccaccaccaccaccaccaccgtaGCGGTGCGGATAACATCGCCGATTGGAGCATTTTGATTCCGACCGTCTTGGAGGTGGTGCCACCTATCGAAGCGGCCAAATTGGCGCGAGAAGACACGCATTCGATCGTGTTGTCCGGTCAGGAGGAGATGCCGGAAGAGCCTCCCGACTGCATCCCGTCGTCGTTTCACGACaagtgctgctgctgctggcgCAATCCTGGCTGCAGTTGGCTGGCCACACCGTTGTGCCGACGCTGGGTCGCCGGGCGCACGGCCCTCCTCCGGGTGGTCAAACACCCGGCCTTCGAGTGGTCGATCCTCATCCTGATTTTCGGCTCGAGCATCACCCTTTGCTTCGAGGACATTTATTTGGAGCAGAATCCGTACTTGATGAACATCTTGCGCTGGACCAATATGGCGTTCGCCATTCTTTTCGCCCTCGAGATGATCATCAAGTGGTTCGCACTCGGTCTCAAGTACTACTTTTCATCGGTGTGGACGGCCCTGGATTTCGTCATCGTCACGGTGTCGGTCATTAGCGTGGCTGTCGAGGACTCGGCCAACTTGTCGGCCCTCAGGTCGTTGAGGACGTTGCGAGCCCTTCGACCACTTCGGGCCATTTCTCGATGGCAAGGCATGAAG ATTGTCGTCAACGCGCTCATGTTCGCCATTCCGGCCATCTTCAACGTGCTGCTCGTCTGTCTCGTCTTTTGGCTCGTCTTTTCCATCTTGGGCGTGCAGCTGTTTGGCGGCAAGTTCTACAAGTGCATCGATGACGAAACAGGGGAACGCTATTCGCCACAACTGATCGATACCAAGGTGGACTGTTTGAGCCGCAACTTGACGTGGACAAATTCGCCCATTCACTTTGACCACGTCGGCCACGCCTATCTGGCTCTTTTCCAAGTG gcgACGTTTGAGGGTTGGATGGAAATCATGGCGGATGCGGTGGACGTGCGCGGAGTCGATTTGCAGCCGTCGTACGAAGCCAATTTGTGGGCGTATCTCTATTTCGTCGTCTTCATCGTGTGCGGCGCCTTCTTCACGCTCAACCTCTTCATCGGCGTCATCATCGACAACTTCAACATGCTCAAGAAACGA TACGAAGGCGGAGTGCTGGAAATGTTCCTGACGGAGAGCCAGAAGCACTACTACACGGCCATGAAGAAGCTGGGACGCAAGAAACCTCGAAAGATGATTCGACGCCCCATGAATCCTTATTTGGCCCTCTTTTACGACATCGCCATGTCGAGGCGGTTCGAGATCGCCATCTTCATCATGATCTTCCTCAACATGGTCGTCATGGGTGTGGAACACTACGGCCAACCGCCCGTCTTTACCTTCATTTTGGAGTTGTGCAACGCCCTTTTCACCACCATGTTCGCCCTGG AGGCCGTTGTCAAGATGATTGGACTACGTCATCATTACTTCACGCTGCCGTGGAATTTGTTCGATTTGTGCCTGGTCTCGTGCTCGGTCGTCGGCCTCATAATGGAGGACGTTCTCAACGAGTTCCCCATCTCGCCGACCTTGTTGCGAGTCGTCCGCGTCTTCCGGCTCGGGCGCGTTCTTCGTCTCGTCAAG GCAGCCAAAGGCATCCGCAAACTTCTGTTTGCCTTGATCGTCTCCTTACCGGCCTTGTTCAACATTGGCGCCCTGCTGGCCCTCATCACCTTCATCTACGCCATCATAGGCATGGCCTTGTTTGGTCACGTCACCCATTCGGGGGCCATCAACGAGATGGTCAATTTCGAGACGTTCGGACGCAGCATGTTGCTGCTCTTCCGGCTGATGACGGGCGCCGGATGGAACGACATCCTCAACCCGTTGCTCATCCAGCCGCCCTATTGCGACATCACCTACCATAACTTGCCGTACGGCAACTGCGGCAGTCCCATCCTGGCCACGCTTTATCTCGTCTCGTTCATCGTCCTCTCGTCCATGATCGTCATCAACATGTACATCGCCGTGctgttggagaatttcaaCCAGGCCCATCACGAGGAGGAGCTCGGATTGGGCGAGGAGGACCTCGAACGTTTCTACGCCAAGTGGTCGCGATTCGATCCTTATGCCACGCAATTTATCGCCTTCGGTGAGCTGTCGGATTTCGTGGCCAGTCTCGATCCGCCGCTGGGCATTTCTCGGCCCAATATGGCGGCACTCGTCAATTTGGACATTTTGATCGCCAGCGGTGACCGCCTCCACTGCCTCGACATCCTTCACGCTCTCACGCGTCGCGTTCTGGGCGACGTCGAAGACACGGAACATTTCCGCAAg CTTCAAGAACAAATGGACGAGAAATTCAAAAAGCAATTCCCCAACCGACGAGAATTGGAAATTGTTTCGTCAACGGCCAAATGGAAACAGCGGGACACTGCCGCCCGCGTCATCCAAAGGGCCTATCAACTTTTCCTAAG acgcAAGTTGCTGGCCAGGAAGAGGATGGAAGAGATGCGCGGCCACGTTCAAACGCAAACTTCGTTCTCCATCGATTCGACCGATTCCTCTTTTGCGTACGAACCGGATCGCCTGTCGCTGCGCTCCGTCCTCAACCGCATGTCGAGCCTCTTCCACACTTACCTGGGCGGAGGCGGACTGAGTCGCCAGAGTAGCAGTCGGTACGGCGATTCTCCCAGTCCCATTGGATCGGTCGCATCCGGTGGCGGCCAAGCGTCGCGCCAGAATTCCACCCGTCGTCGCTTAGGGTCCGGTGCTCATCCGCCAAAGAGTCGCCCTCACAGCACTTTACTCGACGTTTTGGTGCCCGGCTCCAGACGGTCCAGCATTTGGTCGCTGGGAACGATGGTCGTCTCTGCGCAG GTTCACAACGAATGTTCAAATGGTCAAAATCACCAGCCGCAGAGCAACGGCCAGACGACGAGTTGCGGCAACCGGCGCGCTTCGTTGGCGATGGCAGCCAGTCCGCCCGACAATCACGCAGACGGTGGCATGACGTTGCGCCACGGCGAAGTCTTTCCACCTCAgtcgtcgtcttcgtcgtcgaCGACTGGCGACAATGGCGGGCCGTTCCTATCGCCCCCACAGCAGCGATCTGATGTGATAGTGAAATTAACAGCCGCCAGTTTAGATTCCGATTTGAATATGTAA